One Takifugu rubripes chromosome 2, fTakRub1.2, whole genome shotgun sequence genomic region harbors:
- the dnaaf9 gene encoding dynein axonemal assembly factor 9 isoform X2 produces MAGMRRVNGKVSGVNPAVSCCRLRQVQALLRDGPASTDGILCSLGIDSRYNEGCTELAKYLFYGLYGRNPPSVEHVLEEFPEDLLDDVILLIKAQCVHLYCNPVNYGYLLPYVSHWRNLHLYCMTEAEYEDEEAAEEFKISSFLTMVQDCSRIGVPYSSQGHMQTFDVFMVEKWPLIQAFALDGIGRGSFFTMKYKLMDVSEKLWQVYNRLDPVSLNQVITEDLACFEKQWSCFFSSMDLESHLSILELSEAQAGEPFRTYYTHGLSSSNIPDKSQGRQPFVLFGKHSSSEDLENYSFNFASESHQVRSTGPGGRPATHMILQCAAPRAPLSCSRTYFFGTTHSPYLGNQNAEQKNTEVLLLSQIYSAAVQAVLSGIKRFSSTASLAKAKDVAENAFVMTLAALDLSRYCSTLRSRCDFTIQAVNNQGRILPLTDAESRFAIKTASVTVRDIPDLQRGGQDLGSVVFSESFLESSINIQQKDGSVSTDGCSTILTTTVPPYACWLMEPDVKQSQQAQLLIKEEGSRCLGAVLTDADAAYLSCSSHLSTHEEGKIVFFSEGLLFIHSQYGSITLGKSHIRTIRFCSPDSGGVASLFVEYESSLLPHLPFPLHTSDQCLVFALQPRSKSHRTFFSKVLSVWENAESGLNLQMLDQEQLSWSQRNIHARLQKLHDSQEPPVAKRRGSLKTSYSQLPEQDMFLQHFALSSVSQEVILHGHLGALFPSAELSGPANRERDKIIINIITGLPGSHKEQLCRFLIQSKEKSERLALYPPHPRSPCSFSASHLQQFLTDFLKSRREAGGRRRLLVLPPGYTDVLDVVQALLSHPDPSVPACFAIGGVTACVEPLASFMEHRFAFPKLLEQCSQGVVSTLVFTGPAAEQELPLAQHLQQLLRSSNPTAAFTRAERGAVTRNEDVALILSDSSFSEPQMLRARYVLYPGWCRGCFPTGSGSLGLVQLCLTFRRPLERPQFVARCKAWRSALSPSPFRGNVYNVWGKVQFSDSEQLMEVSYNTIRGSLNVTPDQNQPLNLGPKDSSSSCFLVFDGLDLTEDGLKDWLRLCAKQTQEKPERTKKNLSPQEVEHIRVKRRLDPLPAGFSYDGRQYVDVFGDKRSLHPNMDAFIAEYVAEANREVELVNRQLELRGQPDLFDP; encoded by the exons ATGGCGGGCATGAGAAGAGTCAACGGGAAAGTGTCCGGGGTCAACCCGGCTGTCAG TTGCTGTCGGCTGCGGCAGGTCCAGGCGCTCCTCCGGGACGGTCCGGCCTCCACCGACGGCATCCTGTGCTCCCTGG GAATTGACAGCAGATATAATGAAGGATGCACTGAACTGGCCAAATACCTGTTTTATGGCCTTTATGGAAGAAATCCACCGAGTGTGGAGCACGTTCTTGAGGAATTTCCTGAGGACCTGCTGGACG ACGTCATTTTGCTGATCAAGGCCCAGTGTGTGCACCTGTACTGCAACCCCGTCAACTACGGCTACCTGCTGCCGTATGTGTCCCACTGGAGGAATCTGCACCTGTACTGCATGACCGAGGCCGAG TATGAAGACGAGGAAGCGGCGGAAGAATTTAAAATCTCCAGTTTCCTCACGATGGTGCAGGACTGCTCCCGTATCGGAGTTCCTTACAGCTCCCAGG GACACATGCAGACGTTTGACGTGTTCATGGTGGAGAAGTGGCCCCTGATTCAGGCGTTTGCCTTGGACGGCATCGGCAGAGGGAGCTTTTTCACCATGAAGTATAAG ctgatgGACGTGAGCGAGAAGCTGTGGCAGGTTTACAACAGACTGGACCCGGTGTCTCTGAACCAGGTCATCACCGAG GACTTGGCTTGTTTCGAGAAGCAGTGGAGCTGTTTCTTCTCCAGCATGGACCTGGAGAGTCACCTGTCCATTTTGGAGCTGTCTGAAGCACAGGCAGGAGAA CCGTTCCGCACTTATTACACCCATGGCCTGAGCTCCAGCAACATCCCAGATAAGAG TCAAGGCCGGCAGCCCTTCGTGCTGTTTGGGAAACATTCCTCCTCAGAGGATTTGGAGAATTACTCCTTCAACTTTGCCTCGGAGAGTCATCAGGTCCGCAgcacaggtcctggaggccgtCCAGCCACACACATG ATCCTGCAGTGTGCAGCACCCAGAGCTCCTCTGTCCTGCTCGCGGACATATTTCTTCGGGACCACTCACTCTCCGTACCTTG GGAATCAAAACGCAGAGCAAAAGAACACAGAAGTCCT GCTTCTGTCCCAGATTTACTCGGCTGCTGTTCAGGCCGTCCTGTCGGGGATCAAGCGCTTCTCTTCCACCGCCAGCTTGGCCAAA GCTAAAGATGTGGCGGAGAACGCCTTTGTGATGACGCTGGCCGCCCTGGACTTGAGTCGTTACTGCTCTACTCTCAG ATCCAGGTGTGACTTTACCATCCAGGCGGTGAATAACCAGGGCAG GATCCTTCCTCTGACTGATGCAGAGAGCCGCTTCGCCATCAAAACA GCCTCCGTGACCGTGCGTGACATCCCAGATCTGCAGCGGGGGGGCCAGGACCTCGGCTCCGTGGTCTTCTCTGAATCCTTCTTGGAGTCGAGCATCAACATTCAGCAGAAAG ATGGCAGCGTGTCCACGGACGGCTGCTCCACCATCCTGACCACGACGGTGCCGCCCTACGCCTGCTGGCTG aTGGAACCTGATGTGAAGCAGTCCCAGCAGGCCCAGCTCCTCATCAAG gaggagggaagcCGGTGTTTGGGCGCCGTGCTGACCGACGCAGACGCAGCCTACCTGTCCTGCAGCAGTCACCTGTCCACACATGAGGAAG ggaaaatcgTCTTCTTCTCTGAGGGACTTCTCTTCATCCACTCCCAGTATGGAAGCATCACTCTGGGCAAGAGTCACATCAGAACCATCAGGTTCTGCAGCCCG GACTCCGGCGGCGTGGCGTCTCTCTTCGTGGAGTATGAGAGCAGCCTGCTGCCTCACCTGCCGTTCCCCCTCCACACCTCTGACCAGTGTCTGGTCTTTGCTCTTCAGCCTCGGTCCAAGAGCCACAGAACCTTCTTCTCCAAG GTTTTGTCAGTGTGGGAAAATGCTGAATCTGGACTAAACCTGCAGATGTTGGACCAAGAGCAGCTGAGCTGGAGCCAGAGGAACAT CCACGCcaggctgcagaagctgcacgACAGTCAGGAGCCGCCTGTGGCCAAACGCAGAGGAAGCCTGAAGACCTCCTACTCCCAGCTGCCCGAGCAGGACAT GTTTCTGCAGCACTTTGCTCTGAGTAGTGTGAGTCAGGAGGTTATCCTTCATGGCCACCTGGGGGCGCTCTTCCCTTCTGCAGAGCTGAGCGGTCCagccaacagagagagagacaag atcatcatcaacatcatcactgGATTACCAGGAAGCCATAAAGAGCAACTCTGCCGTTTCCTCATACAGTCCAAAGAGAAGAGTGAGAG GCTGGCGCTGTACCCGCCTCACCCCAGGAGCCCGTGCAGCTTCTCAGCGTCTCACCTGCAGCAGTTTCTGACTGACTTCCTGAAGAGCCGGAGAGAAGCAGGAGGCCGGAGGCGTCTGCTGGTGCTCCCCCCAGG ATACACAGATGTCCTGGATGTGGTCCAGGCGCTGCTTTCCCACCCGGACCCATCTGTCCCGGCGTGTTTCGCCATCGGTGGCGTCACCGCCTGCGTGGAGCCCCTGGCCTCCTTCATGGAGCACAG ATTTGCGTTCCCCAAGCTGCTGGAGCAGTGCAGCCAGG GTGTGGTGAGCACGCTGGTGTTCACGGGGCCGGCGGCGGAGCAGGAGCTGCCTCTGGCgcagcacctccagcagctgctgcgctCCTCCAACCCCACCGCCGCGTTCACGCGGGCGGAGAGGGGCGCCGTCACCAG GAACGAGGACGTGGCTCTGATCCTGTCGGACAGCAGCTTCAGCGAGCCGCAGATGCTGAGGGCACGTTATGTCCTCTACCCCGGGTG GTGCAGAGGCTGCTTCCCGACCGGGTCCGGGTCTCTGGGCCTCGTCCAGCTCTGCCTGACTTTCAGACGCCCCCTCGAGAGGCCTCAATTTGTGGCTCGGTGTAAAG cctggaggtcGGCGCTCAGCCCCAGTCCCTTCAGAGGAAACGTCTACAATGTTTGGGGGAAAGTCCAATTTTCTG ACTcagagcagctgatggaggtgagCTACAACACCATCAGAGGGAGCCTGAATGTGACCCCGGACCAGAACCAGCCCCTGAACCTGGGCCCCAAagactccagcagctcctgcttccTGGTCTTTGACGGTCTGGACCTGACAGAGGACGGACTCAAGGACTGG